Part of the Diprion similis isolate iyDipSimi1 chromosome 10, iyDipSimi1.1, whole genome shotgun sequence genome, GTAGTCAACAAAGTTTGCAATGTTTTCGTTACGTCGGACGATTTACATTGTTATagccattttttaattatttacggTTTGGTTAGGCCACCACATTGAACGATTAATTCTAAATGAAATATGACCTGCTAAAACATTCCAGCCACCCGCACATGGAATCGTGTAATATCACAATTTGAGACGGGGTCTGTATGGggttaatttgaaaatctccagtCGAGCTTCTAAAACGTACAATTGACCAGAATCGCAAAATGTCTGTCTATCGCCACCCCGGAAGACTGATTTTAGTCCATGACTTTTTTATACGATCCGAACAACGCATCTCTGGATTAAAAAACAGCTTTTTTCTGATCTCACGCTTCTTAAATACTGATCACGAACGAGTCTTAACAGCAATGCAAGACCGTCTTGAAAGCATGAAATAATATCTTATGGATCCGCGGAGGTATCTTGGGTGTTAAATGCCGCTGATATCGAACGATGGTGCTGCAGAAAAGTTTATGAAATATGGATGAACAGGATACCTTATAGCTAAGACGATTATGTGCAATTGGCGGTAGTGATTCGCATATCGGATTGTACGTTTTCTATCTAAGAATAAGTATGTGAGCTTCGACCTGAGTGGGCACAAAGTTATCGGAGTAAgggaaataaatattctatCTTATACTCCTCCGTTCCGTACAGAAGATGtcctaaatttttctgaagGTATGTAATGTAAAGACTTTGCAGATGttataaagaaattattttctacaatttcgaaaatatcacgTAGACGTTGGAAAAttcactgaatttttctgAGAAGGCTTCGATCTTCTaggaaaactattttttagGACTACTTTGTAGCAGGACCGATTTTGAGCGGGCGGGGGGGTTAGAAGAGAAACGGATTTGTACGAGATCTTCGaattaatacaaattttcCGTTTCAGGGACTTCAATTGCGGAAATTCTATAAACGCTTTGAACTATAGACACCTTCAGAATGACTTTGACTTTTCCAGCTATCAAATTGACTGGTCGATTTCATAGGTTTTTGAAACATGAACTTCTAGTTtccattgaaattttaatgcgAACGAGCTTAAATACTTCATAGTTCGATCATATAGTTCTGAGGCTCGTTCTGAGGTCGTAATCAGGTGTTGCATACATTCCACAATAAGTGAAGATCAACGGTGGCTATGAAACATGACTCGAGTTGATTCGATCATTCACAATCAACGATTCAGAACAAATAAactgttttgttttcaaagaattggaaaatgattaaccCTGCATTAACCCGTAAGTGGTTCAAAAGTTAAATAATTGATACATATTGCTGAGTTGACAATTGCAAGTGTAAATATCAGGGTTCAGGAATATTCCTAGCCACGTAATCTTGCCCTAAGGTGTGAAATTACTCAGGCCTCTATAACGGCCTTGGACTAATCTTGCTGCACCCTTGCAACGCTGAAGGTGTCGCATTAAAAATTCACGTGAGACGTTCCAGCAAATCCATTTCATGGCACCTTAGTTTTAAACTATAGCTTCTGGTGAACTTGGGAAAACTGTTTGCACTCCACGGTCGAAGGAAATTGATGTCAATTTTACATAGAGCTGTATATCTAGTTCCATTTTCCTttcagaattgattttttgttgcgtaattaaaaaaaaaaaaaaattgataatcttgtgtctttttatttcatattttacgcTGTTGAAGACATTGGATTGTACCTTTAAGTTCACCTTCACGTACCTACGAGATGGTGGAAATTAGAtcttttttggaattttctaCTAAAATGTAGAGTAGTAAACCCAATTTGGTATTTAACATTCAAATCGGGGCACTGATGGTCGAATCGGTTTCACTCAGTGAAAGAAAATAGATTGAAATAGTTTCGTTTTTCCATACTGAgccaatttgaattttcagtcaTCAGTCATGCGCAATTTCGTTTCTATCCATTCCTATGATATTCTTAAGTACTTATATAAAAACAATGGAAAATTCTAGCTAAATACATTACaattaaacataaaaaatttgggaAATATTAAATGTACTCTGACGCAACTATAGCTTCTGTGACTCTAACACAACGAGTTGTAAGGTTGCTTCATTTACAAGTGAAGTTTCTACAGTTtatagaatatataatatgttattattgaaacagaataaaaaaatgttttcaatacTTTGACATTATCTTCATTAAAGGCATTCAACTGATGATCAATACTTACCGATAGAGTTCACAGCACCGCCGGTAAGAATGAATTCAGCACAGGCCGAGATCATGACCGGTCGATAATAAAGATCGCATCAACGTCGGAGTCATAGCGTAACTCACTCTTAATCTGAGATCACAACGGTTTCGATACCTAAACTATCAACAGACATCATCAagattcattttgaaaattgttcatcAATGCGGATAGCCCAAGTCGCTTCAAAAAGGTTACTtcatcaacataacctcaaaagcTGCACGTAAGCCCCACAAAGTTTTGTTGTCATAATACTGTCCCAAGGCACACGTGGCTCTGAGCACTCGCAGACCGAGGTGTATAGCAGATAGAAAAGGGTAAATTAACAGCAATCCCTTGACAAATAGTCAATGTTTATCATAATACATATTAGAGGACTAGTTCTGTTCCGTCATAATCCTCGTTGCTATTGCAGGTATCTGCAGGCGCTCAATTACCTCAGCGAAGCAAACCCACAATGAGCTTCAACGGGTCTAAGGATCTCGTCGAGGAGGGTGACGTAGTGATCTTGTATATTGCTCCGTCCAATATGCATTCCTTGGAAGTGACTCCAAAGACAATGAACAAGAAAGGCGTTTTGgttgaaaatgtatttcaaaCTGTTTACGGAGCTCTCAAAGTTGCCTCGTTGGTTGGCGCTAAATATGGTGCCAAGGTGGACCTATCAAGGGGATGGGCCTACGTCTTACAGCCTACTTCAGATCTCTGGACATTGACTCTGCCTCATAGGACTCAAATCATTTACACACCAGACATCAGCAACATAGTTTACCTGATGGAACTCGAACCTGGAAAGACTGTGATAGAAACAggttcgaaaattcagtataCCACACGGCACTCTGAATATATTCATGATTTTTACTACAttccaacaaatttttattcttcaatttttgttgaacAGGAACGGGAAGTGGTTCCTTGTCCCATGCTTTGATCAATGCAATAAAACCTCATGGTCATTTGTACACCTTTGATTTTCACGAACAACGAGTCTCTGTAGCTGACATGGAGTTTAAAAAGCATGGATTAGGATCCTATGTTACTGTCGAACAGAGAGATGTTTGTCAGACAGGATTCGGAGATGCATTAGAA contains:
- the LOC124410880 gene encoding tRNA (adenine(58)-N(1))-methyltransferase catalytic subunit TRMT61A; translation: MSFNGSKDLVEEGDVVILYIAPSNMHSLEVTPKTMNKKGVLVENVFQTVYGALKVASLVGAKYGAKVDLSRGWAYVLQPTSDLWTLTLPHRTQIIYTPDISNIVYLMELEPGKTVIETGTGSGSLSHALINAIKPHGHLYTFDFHEQRVSVADMEFKKHGLGSYVTVEQRDVCQTGFGDALEGKADAIFLDLPHPWLTIEHARRCFRKSGGRLCSFSPCIEQVQRTCENLESAGFIEIKTIECLQRELTVQYKTLPVLKLECLKSKHTDDNKNQNNGKEVGGQERLVTVSHAHSLPGHTGYITIATLPPIGRMNC